One region of Brachyhypopomus gauderio isolate BG-103 chromosome 9, BGAUD_0.2, whole genome shotgun sequence genomic DNA includes:
- the LOC143523114 gene encoding C-C motif chemokine 18-like yields the protein MEACSHKVITACTRSQTSRALTTGPTEEADMKPFCIAALTVLLFTFCSLTLSQMSHEPDKCCFTYFKPRIPERAVKRFETTNPACKNPGVIFHTNKQLEICADPTQQWVQKLMDVIKKRMVAVPVSTASSGFTAA from the exons ATGGAGGCCTGCAGCCATAAGGTGATCACAGCTTGCACAAGAAGCCAGACATCCAGAGCCCTGACCACAGGCCCGACTGAAGAAGCAGACATGAAGCCCTTCTGCATTGCTGCACTCACTGTACTGCTCTTCACATTCTgctcactcaccctctctcaga TGAGTCACGAACCAGACAAGTGCTGCTTCACTTACTTCAAACCCAGAATTCCTGAGCGTGCAGTAAAGCGCTTTGAGACGACTAACCCTGCATGCAAGAACCCGGGCGTCAT ATTCCACACAAACAAGCAGCTGGAGATCTGTGCTGATCCCACTCAGCAGTGGGTTCAGAAGCTCATGGATGTCATAAAGAAGCGTATGGTGGCTGTTCCTGTCTCTACTGCGTCTTCTGGATTTACTGCTGCTTAA